In the Deinococcus apachensis DSM 19763 genome, one interval contains:
- the tdh gene encoding L-threonine 3-dehydrogenase: MKALSKQEARAGLWMIETQVPTPGPNDLLIRIRNSSICGTDVHIYKWDEWAQKTIPVPMVVGHEYVGVVAGMGSEVRGFEIGDRVSGEGHVTCGHCRNCRAGRRHLCRNTLGVGVNRPGSFAEYLVLPAFNAFKLPADIPDEIASIFDPFGNAVHTALTYDLVGEDVLITGAGPIGVMAAAVARHVGARNVVVTDVNDYRLDLARRMGATRAVNVAHEDLWAVAQAELGMTEGFDVGLEMSGSGAALAQMVRTMNHGGKVAMLGIPSGHVDIDWNDVIFKMLTIKGIYGREMFETWYKMTALIQSGLDLTPVLTHRFPIDDFQRGFDAMLSGQSGKVILDWEAGA; encoded by the coding sequence ATGAAGGCCCTCAGCAAGCAGGAAGCCCGCGCGGGGCTGTGGATGATCGAAACCCAGGTGCCCACACCTGGCCCGAACGACCTGCTGATCCGCATCAGGAACAGCTCCATCTGCGGCACGGATGTCCACATCTACAAGTGGGACGAGTGGGCGCAGAAGACGATTCCGGTCCCCATGGTCGTCGGTCACGAGTACGTCGGCGTGGTCGCCGGGATGGGCTCAGAGGTGCGCGGCTTCGAGATCGGCGACCGGGTGAGCGGCGAGGGCCACGTCACCTGCGGGCACTGCCGCAACTGCCGCGCCGGGCGCCGCCACCTCTGCCGCAACACGCTGGGCGTGGGGGTGAACCGCCCCGGAAGCTTTGCCGAATACCTCGTCCTGCCCGCCTTCAACGCCTTCAAGCTTCCCGCCGACATCCCCGACGAGATCGCCTCCATCTTCGACCCCTTCGGCAACGCGGTCCACACGGCGCTGACCTACGACCTGGTGGGCGAGGACGTGCTGATTACCGGAGCTGGGCCGATTGGTGTGATGGCCGCCGCTGTCGCCCGGCATGTGGGCGCACGGAATGTCGTGGTGACCGACGTGAACGACTACCGACTCGACCTCGCGCGCAGGATGGGGGCGACCCGGGCCGTCAACGTCGCCCACGAGGACCTCTGGGCCGTCGCGCAGGCCGAACTCGGCATGACCGAGGGCTTCGACGTGGGCCTGGAGATGAGCGGAAGCGGCGCGGCGCTGGCCCAGATGGTCCGCACGATGAACCACGGCGGCAAGGTGGCGATGCTGGGTATCCCCTCCGGGCACGTGGACATCGACTGGAACGACGTGATTTTCAAGATGCTGACGATCAAGGGCATCTACGGCCGCGAGATGTTCGAGACGTGGTACAAGATGACGGCCCTGATCCAGTCGGGCCTGGACCTCACGCCCGTCCTGACACACCGCTTCCCCATTGATGACTTCCAGAGGGGCTTTGACGCGATGCTGAGCGGGCAGAGCGGCAAGGTGATCCTGGACTGGGAGGCGGGGGCGTAG
- the mqnB gene encoding futalosine hydrolase produces the protein MRVLIVVATAGEAARLADLPARVVVSGVGPVAAALATARALAREPFDLAVNAGIGGAYPGSGLIPGDLAVSSVIVQADLGARDGEHFLDLAALGLSVLPDAPHAGLFPAWEGARALAERVGAACGPALTLNTVTGTVEGALALIRRFPSVLTEGMEGAGVAHAALLAGVPVLEVRGVSNPVGPRDRASWRIPEALMATRRGLEGLLGIG, from the coding sequence ATGAGGGTGCTGATCGTCGTCGCCACCGCCGGGGAGGCGGCCCGGCTCGCGGACCTGCCCGCCCGGGTGGTGGTGAGTGGCGTCGGGCCGGTCGCGGCGGCCCTCGCCACCGCACGCGCCCTGGCGCGGGAACCCTTCGACCTTGCCGTGAACGCGGGCATCGGCGGGGCCTATCCGGGCAGCGGCCTGATTCCGGGCGACCTCGCCGTGTCGAGCGTGATCGTGCAGGCCGACCTGGGCGCGCGGGACGGCGAACACTTCCTCGACCTCGCGGCGTTGGGGCTCTCCGTCCTGCCGGATGCTCCCCATGCCGGACTGTTCCCCGCCTGGGAGGGGGCGCGGGCCCTCGCTGAGCGCGTGGGGGCGGCGTGCGGCCCGGCCCTCACCCTGAATACCGTCACGGGGACGGTGGAGGGGGCCCTCGCCCTCATCCGGCGTTTTCCCAGCGTCCTGACCGAGGGGATGGAGGGGGCGGGGGTCGCTCACGCGGCCCTGCTCGCGGGCGTTCCGGTCCTGGAGGTGCGCGGGGTGAGCAACCCCGTCGGCCCCCGCGACCGCGCGAGCTGGCGCATCCCGGAGGCGCTCATGGCGACGCGGCGCGGGCTGGAGGGGCTGCTGGGCATCGGGTGA